The following proteins come from a genomic window of Nicotiana tomentosiformis chromosome 12, ASM39032v3, whole genome shotgun sequence:
- the LOC104087212 gene encoding methanol O-anthraniloyltransferase-like: MAFSITHHKPKLVVPAKVTPRETKHLSDIDDQGSTHFQMPTIMFYKYNSSMEGKDPAKFIKNGLSKTLVFYYPLAGRIFEGPNKKLLVNCNGEGILFVEADANIELDKLGNSIKPPCTYLDLVIHNVPGSDGIIGCPLLLIQVTRFSCGGFAVGIRLNHTMMDAYGLKNFLNALSELIQGASTPTILPVWERELLNARSLPCITCTHPEYDEQIESKNAWKFLEDKLVQKSFFFGNKEMEAIKNQVFPNHSESTKFELLVAFLWKYRTIALGLRPEEIVRLTYIVNVRGKSLKFELPRGYYGNAFVAPAIVSKVGLLCSSSLSYAVELVKKVKDHMNEEYIRSVADLMVIKGRPELSKSWNFIVSDNRSVRFDEVDFGWGKPIFGGVPKAISFISFCVPVKNDKGEKGILIAISLPPLAMEKFQEAVYNMTFKDVEGVNIISKI, from the exons ATGGCATTTTCAATAACACATCACAAGCCAAAATTAGTAGTTCCAGCAAAAGTAACACCTCGTGAGACAAAACATCTATCTGATATAGATGATCAAGGAAGTACTCATTTCCAAATGCCCACAATAATGttttacaaatataattcttcaatggAAGGGAAAGATCCtgcaaaatttatcaaaaatggaCTGTCAAAAACCCTAGTATTTTACTATCCATTAGCTGGTAGGATTTTTGAAGGGCCAAATAAGAAGCTTTTGGTAAATTGCAATGGTGAAGGAATCTTGTTTGTTGAAGCTGATGCTAATATAGAGCTTGACAAGTTAGGAAACTCAATTAAACCACCATGTACATACTTGGATTTAGTGATTCACAATGTTCCTGGTTCGGATGGAATCATTGGTTGTCCTCTTTTGTTAATTCAG GTTACCCGTTTTAGCTGTGGCGGATTTGCTGTTGGAATCAGACTTAATCACACTATGATGGATGCCTATGGCTTAAAAAATTTTCTAAATGCATTAAGTGAATTAATTCAAGGAGCTTCTACACCTACAATATTACCTGTATGGGAAAGAGAACTCCTAAATGCAAGATCACTACCATGCATTACATGTACTCACCCTGAGTATGATGAGCAAATTGAATCAAAAAATGCATGGAAATTTTTAGAAGACAAGTTGGTCCAAAAATCATTTTTCTTTGGAAATAAAGAGATGGAAGCCATTAAAAATCAAGTTTTTCCAAACCATAGTGAAAGCACAAAATTCGAGTTATTAGTGGCATTTTTATGGAAATATCGTACAATTGCTCTGGGCCTGCGCCCTGAAGAGATTGTTCGTTTGACATATATTGTTAATGTACGTGGAAAATCACTAAAATTTGAACTACCACGTGGATATTATGGTAATGCATTCGTCGCTCCAGCCATTGTATCAAAAGTAGGATTGTTATGTTCAAGTTCATTATCATATGCAGTTGAATTGGTTAAGAAAGTTAAAGATCATATGAATGAAGAGTACATTAGATCAGTGGCAGATCTTATGGTGATTAAAGGGAGACCAGAGTTGTCAAAATCTTGGAATTTTATTGTCTCAGATAATAGATCTGTTAGATTTGATGAAGTTGATTTTGGATGGGGAAAGCCTATTTTTGGAGGGGTTCCAAAAGCTATATCTTTCATTAGTTTTTGTGTGCCTGTTAAAAATGACAAGGGAGAAAAAGGTATTCTCATTGCTATAAGTTTGCCTCCACTGGCCATGGAAAAATTTCAAGAGGCTGTCTACAACATGACTTTCAAAGATGTGGAAGGTGTCAACATAATTTCAAAGATTTAA